A DNA window from Myripristis murdjan chromosome 19, fMyrMur1.1, whole genome shotgun sequence contains the following coding sequences:
- the LOC115378143 gene encoding uncharacterized protein LOC115378143 has protein sequence MLSRSCKECPNFEECLQAVKYLTQLYDTTGTTNNSVHENTNKDRTHTTNCCPETLDKMDISETTASDQSEITGNDLMDSSSSTEEEFSECEGTTALEMSDEDEQQAEAEEEAKKESIQERSLSQTPKAMDQIAHGGNPQQEVSVEVKMSSNTGHQRIYDKKNYCLYCEKPFVKITRHLKQKHSNKAEVAQALAHKQGSAMHNLLLSKVRNKGNYYHNCSVLSSGKGQIIPKRQATYLSTATDYLPCKFCFAMYIKRDLWRHHKRCKLQVKEAGPLKRKIQASCSLLLPMDTTISSGLKNILEDMTYDAVTQVVKSDVLIISLGESMVLKNGEVGRHRADIRNKMRELARLVLVARTMDKDIFFLKDLISPGKFNIVLEAVKKMTGFDSSTNRFSVPSTALKLRHSLVKVSYILQEEGLRQDDDDLKKRAEQFSKLIELEWRTHVSSNALKTLDQKKWNSLKMLPLSEDIKKLHDHLKRLEQVTKKALIEEPSQRSWSELSQVTLTQLILFNRCEGEASRMQVTAYLGRNQHNMHDEVLESLSPFEKKLCEKLTRVEIRGKRGCKVPVLLPTNVKESVELLIKTRETVGIPLSNPYIFARPYYGSLENIRGCDCLKRFAEACGAKHPENITSTKLRKQIATVSQVLSLQTHELDQLANFMGHDIEVPTEFNRLPEETLQMAKMSRLPVAQQSGVGKFKGNTLEEITPNINSEEEFSDSDAEDIHISEHCASMSPEGNSEDGDSEERADTSRKVVGKIKRSVLPSSQKGQPRRPSSKTKREILEHHFRDFLEELKIPGSDQPEITGSVFTDSSFSMEKEFSECEMTTALEMSDEDEQQAEAEEEAKKESIQERSLSHTLKAMDQIAHGGNPQQEVSVEVKMSSNTGHQRIYDKKNYCLYCEKPFVKITRHLKQKHSNKAEVAQALAHKQGSAMHNLLLSKVRNKGNYYHNCSVLSSGKGQIIPKRQATYPSTARDYLPCKFCFAMYVKTDLWRHHKRCKLQVKEAGPLKRKIQASCSLLLPMNTTISSELKNILEDMTYDAVTQVVKSDVLIISLGESMVLKNGESGRHRADIRNKMRELARLVLVARTMDKDIFFLKDLISPGKFNTVLEAVKKMTGFDSSTNRFSVPSTALKLHHSLVKVSYILQGEGLRQDDDDLKKRAEQFSKLIELEWTTHVSSNALKTLDQKKWSSPQMLPLSEDIKKLHDHLKHLEQVNKKALIEEPSQRSWSELSQVTLTQLILFNCCHDGEASRMQVTAYLGRNQRNMHDEILESLSPFEKKLCEKLTRVEIRGKRGCKVPVLLPTNVKESVELLIKTRETVGIPPSNPYIFARPYYGSLKNIRGCDCLKRFAEACGAKHPENITSTKLRKQVATVSQVLSLQTHELDQLTNFMGHDIEVHTEFNRLPEETLQMAKMSRLPVALQSGVGKFKGNTLEEITPNINSEEEFSDSDAEDINISEHCAPLSPEGSLEDADSEERADTSRKVVGKIKKSVLPSSQKGQPRRPWSKTKSEILEHHFKDFLEELKIPGSDQPEITGSVFTDSSFSIEKEFSECEMTTALEMSDEDEQQAEEEAKKEPIQEKSLSQTPKATDQIVHGGNPQQEVSMEVKMSSNTGHQRIYDKKNYCLYCEKPFVKITRHLKQKHSNKAEVAQALAHKQGSAMHNLLLSKVRNKGNYYHNCSVLSSGKGQIIPKRQATYPSTATDYLPCKFCFAMYVKTDLWRHHKRCKLQVKEAGPLKRKIQASGSLLLPMDTTISSGLKNILEDMTYDAVTQVVKSDVLIISLGERMVLKNGESGRHRADIRNKMRELARLVLVARTMDKDIFFLKDLITPGKFNTVLEAVKKMTGFDSSTNRFSVPSTALKLRHSLVKVSYILQGEGLRQDDDDLKKRAEQFSKLIELEWTTRIIQCTENTGSKDMEQHPNAASIRRH, from the exons ATGCTGAGTAGATCATGTAAAGAATGCCCCAACTTCGAAGAATGCCTTCAGGCTGTCAAAT ATTTAACACAACTGTATGATACCACTGGAACCACAAACAACTCtgtacatgaaaacacaaataaa gaCAGAACCCATACAACAAATTGCTGTCCTGAAACACTGGATAAGATGGATATCTCAGAGACTACTGCAAGTGATCAGTCAGAGATTACTGGCAATGACTTAATGGATTCATCTTCTTCCACTGAAGAGGAATTTTCCGAGTGTGAAGGG acCACTGCTCTAGAAATGTCAGATGAAGATGAACAGCaagcagaagcagaagaggAAGCAAAAAAGGAGTCAATCCAAGAAAGATCACTTTCACAAACCCCAAAGGCAATGGATCAAATAGCCCATGGTGGTAACCCTCAACAAGAAGTTTCAGTCGAAGTTAAAATGTCCTCAAACACTGGACATCAGCGAATATATGACAAGAAGAATTACTGCCTCTACTGTGAGAAGCCTTTTGTGAAAATTACGAGACACCTGAAGCAAAAGCATTCTAACAAAGCTGAAGTGGCTCAggcacttgcacacaaacaaggatCAGCCATGCACAATCTTCTCTTGAGCAAAGTAAGGAACAAGGGAAATTACTACCACAATTGTTCAGTGCTGTCCTCTGGGAAAGGACAAATCATCCCCAAAAGGCAAGCAACCTACCTGTCAACAGCAACAGACTATCTGCCTTGcaagttttgttttgccatgtaCATCAAAAGAGACCTCTGGAGACATCACAAGCGCTGCAAGCTGCAGGTAAAAGAGGCTGggccactgaaaaggaaaattcaggCCAGTTGTTCCCTGCTGTTGCCCATGGACACTACAATTTCCAGTGGACTTAAAAACATCCTTGAAGACATGACATATGATGCTGTGACTCAAGTGGTGAAATCTGACGTGCTCATAATTTCATTGGGAGAGAGCATGGTCCTCAAAAATGGAGAAGTTGGACGACATCGGGCAGACATAAGAAACAAGATGAGAGAACTTGCCAGACTTGTCCTGGTGGCAAGAACAATGGACAAGGACATTTTCTTTCTGAAGGACTTGATCTCCCCAGGAAAGTTCAATATAGTTCTTGAGGCTGTAAAAAAGATGACTGGATTTGACAGCTCAACAAACCGATTCTCAGTTCCCTCAACTGCACTGAAACTGCGCCATTCCCTTGTGAAGGTGTCCTACATTTTGCAAGAAGAGGGTCTGCGTCAAGACGACGATGACTTAAAGAAAAGAGCAGAGCAATTCAGCAAATTAATTGAACTAGAATGGAGGACACACGTGTCATCCAatgcactgaaaacactggATCAAAAGAAATGGAACAGCCTCAAAATGCTGCCTCTATCAGAGGACATTAAGAAACTTCATGACCATTTGAAACGTCTTGAACAGGTCACCAAAAAAGCTCTCATTGAGGAGCCATCACAAAGGTCTTGGAGTGAGCTCTCTCAAGTCACGCTGACACAGCTGATATTATTCAATCGTTGTGAAGGAGAAGCCTCTAGGATGCAAGTCACAGCATACCTGGGGAGAAACCAACACAACATGCATGATGAAGTTCTGGAGAGCCTATCACCTTTTGAAAAGAAATTGTGTGAGAAACTCACCAGGGTAGAGATTCGAGGGAAAAGGGGCTGCAAAGTGCCAGTGCTGTTGCCAACAAATGTTAAAGAGTCGGTTGAACTTCTAATTAAAACCAGAGAGACTGTTGGGATTCCCCTGAGCAATCCCTACATTTTTGCTCGTCCTTATTATGGTTCTCTGGAGAACATTCGTGGATGTGACTGCTTAAAGAGATTTGCAGAAGCCTGTGGAGCAAAACACCCAGAGAATATTACATCCACCAAACTAAGGAAACAGATAGCCACAGTTTCACAGGTCCTAAGTCTGCAAACTCATGAACTGGACCAACTGGCAAACTTCATGGGACATGATATTGAGGTCCCTACGGAGTTTAACAGACTCCCAGAAGAAACGCTCCAAATGGCAAAAATGAGCAGACTTCCTGTTGCCCAACAAAGTGGAGTGGGCAAATTCAAAGGAAACACTCTGGAGGAAATAACACCAAACATCAACT CTGAAGAGGAGTTCAGTGACTCTGATGCAGAGGACATCCATATATCTGAACATTGTGCTTCAATGAGTCCAGAAG GAAACTCGGAGGATGGAGATTCTGAAGAAAGGGCTGATACCTCAAGGAAAGTAGTTGGGAAAATCAAAAGATCGGTATTGCCATCAAGTCAAAAGG gGCAACCCAGAAGGCCGTCGTCTAAGACCAAAAGAGAGATCCTTGAACACCATTTCAGGGACTTCCTGGAGGAACTGAAGATCCCCGGAAGTGATCAGCCAGAGATCACTGGCAGTGTCTTCACAGATTCATCTTTTTCTATGGAAAAGGAATTTTCTGAATGTGAAATG acCACTGCTCTGGAAATGTCAGATGAAGATGAACAGCaagcagaagcagaagaggAAGCAAAAAAGGAGTCAATCCAAGAAAGATCACTTTCACACACCTTAAAGGCAATGGATCAAATAGCCCATGGTGGTAACCCTCAACAAGAAGTTTCAGTCGAAGTTAAAATGTCCTCAAACACTGGACATCAGCGAATATATGACAAGAAGaattactgcctctactgcgAGAAGCCTTTTGTGAAAATCACCAGACACCTGAAGCAAAAGCATTCTAACAAAGCTGAAGTGGCTCAggcacttgcacacaaacaaggatCAGCCATGCACAATCTTCTCTTGAGCAAAGTAAGGAACAAGGGAAATTACTACCATAATTGTTCAGTACTGTCCTCAGGGAAAGGACAAATCATCCCCAAAAGGCAAGCAACCTACCCGTCAACAGCAAGAGACTACCTGCCTTGCAAGTTTTGCTTCGCCATGTACGTCAAAACAGACCTCTGGAGACATCACAAGCGCTGCAAGCTGCAGGTAAAAGAGGCTGggccactgaaaaggaaaattcaggCCAGTTGTTCCCTGCTGTTGCCCATGAACACTACAATTTCCAGCGAACTTAAAAACATCCTTGAAGACATGACATATGATGCTGTGACTCAAGTGGTGAAATCTGACGTGCTCATAATTTCATTGGGAGAGAGCATGGTCCTCAAAAATGGAGAAAGTGGACGACATCGGGCAGACATAAGAAACAAGATGAGAGAACTTGCCAGACTTGTCCTGGTGGCAAGAACAATGGACAAGGACATTTTCTTTCTGAAGGACTTGATCTCCCCAGGAAAGTTCAATACAGTTCTTGAGGCTGTGAAGAAGATGACTGGATTTGACAGCTCAACAAACCGATTCTCAGTTCCCTCAACTGCACTGAAACTGCATCATTCCCTTGTGAAGGTGTCCTACATTTTGCAAGGAGAGGGTCTACGTCAAGACGACGATGACTTAAAGAAAAGAGCAGAGCAATTCAGCAAATTAATTGAACTAGAATGGACGACACACGTGTCATCCAatgcactgaaaacactggATCAAAAGAAATGGAGCAGCCCCCAAATGCTGCCTCTATCAGAAGACATTAAGAAACTTCATGACCATTTGAAACATCTTGAACAGGTCAACAAAAAAGCTCTCATTGAGGAGCCATCACAAAGGTCTTGGAGTGAGCTCTCTCAAGTCACGCTGACACAGCTGATATTATTCAATTGTTGTCATGATGGAGAAGCCTCCAGGATGCAAGTCACAGCATACCTGGGGAGAAACCAACGCAACATGCATGATGAAATTCTGGAGAGCCTATCACCTTTTGAAAAGAAATTGTGTGAGAAACTCACCAGGGTAGAGATACGAGGGAAAAGGGGCTGCAAAGTACCAGTACTGTTGCCAACAAATGTTAAAGAGTCGGTTGAACTTCTAATTAAAACCAGAGAGACTGTTGGGATTCCCCCAAGCAATCCCTACATTTTTGCTCGTCCTTATTATGGTTCTCTGAAGAACATTCGTGGATGTGACTGCTTAAAGAGATTTGCAGAAGCCTGTGGAGCAAAACACCCAGAGAATATTACATCCACCAAACTAAGGAAACAGGTAGCCACAGTTTCACAGGTCCTAAGTCTGCAAACGCATGAACTGGACCAACTGACAAACTTCATGGGACATGATATTGAGGTCCATACGGAGTTTAACAGACTCCCAGAAGAAACGCTCCAAATGGCAAAAATGAGCAGACTTCCTGTTGCCCTGCAAAGTGGAGTGGGCAAATTCAAAGGAAACACTCTGGAGGAAATAACACCAAACATCAACT CTGAAGAGGAGTTCAGTGATTCAGATGCAGAGGATATCAATATATCTGAACATTGTGCTCCTTTAAGTCCAGAAG GAAGCTTGGAGGATGCAGATTCTGAAGAAAGGGCTGATACCTCAAGGAAAGTAGTTGGGAAAATCAAAAAATCAGTATTGCCATCAAGTCAAAAGG GGCAACCCAGAAGGCCATGGTCTAAGACCAAAAGCGAAATCCTTGAACACCATTTCAAGGACTTCCTGGAGGAATTGAAGATCCCCGGAAGTGATCAGCCAGAGATCACTGGCAGTGTCTTCACAGATTCATCTTTTTCCATAGAAAAGGAATTTTCTGAGTGTGAAATG acCACTGCTCTAGAAATGTCAGATGAAGATGAACAGCAAGCAGAAGAGGAAGCAAAAAAGGAACCAATCCAAGAAAAATCACTTTCACAAACCCCAAAAGCAACAGATCAAATAGTCCATGGTGGTAACCCTCAACAAGAAGTTTCAATGGAAGTGAAAATGTCCTCAAACACTGGACATCAGCGAATATATGACAAGAAGaattactgcctctactgcgAGAAGCCTTTTGTGAAAATTACGAGACACCTGAAGCAAAAGCATTCTAACAAAGCTGAAGTGGCTCAggcacttgcacacaaacaaggatCAGCCATGCACAATCTTCTCTTGAGCAAAGTAAGGAACAAGGGAAATTACTACCATAATTGTTCAGTACTGTCCTCTGGAAAAGGACAAATCATCCCCAAAAGGCAAGCAACCTACCCATCAACAGCAACGGACTACCTGCCTTGCAAGTTTTGCTTCGCCATGTACGTCAAAACAGACCTCTGGAGACATCACAAGCGCTGCAAGCTGCAGGTAAAAGAGGCTGggccactgaaaaggaaaattcaggCCAGTGGTTCCCTGCTGTTGCCCATGGACACTACAATTTCCAGTGGACTTAAAAACATCCTTGAAGACATGACGTATGATGCTGTGACTCAAGTGGTGAAATCTGACGTGCTCATAATTTCATTGGGAGAGAGGATGGTCCTCAAAAATGGAGAAAGTGGACGACATCGGGCAGATATAAGAAACAAGATGAGAGAACTTGCCAGACTTGTCCTGGTGGCAAGAACAATGGACAAGGACATTTTCTTTCTGAAGGACTTGATCACCCCAGGAAAGTTCAATACAGTTCTTGAGGCTGTAAAAAAGATGACTGGATTTGACAGCTCAACAAACCGATTCTCAGTTCCCTCAACTGCACTGAAACTGCGCCATTCCCTTGTGAAGGTGTCCTACATTTTGCAAGGAGAAGGTCTGCGTCAAGACGACGATGACTTAAAGAAAAGAGCGGAGCAATTCAGCAAATTAATTGAACTAGAATGGACAACACGTATCATCCAatgcactgaaaacactggATCAAAAGACATGGAACAGCACCCAAATGCTGCCTCTATCAGAAGACATTAA